From one Colletotrichum destructivum chromosome 3, complete sequence genomic stretch:
- a CDS encoding Putative glutathione S-transferase, Thioredoxin-like superfamily, glutathione transferase family: protein MSIEVFHLHLSQSERIVWLLEELQVPYKLHVFERDPKSGLAPKEIKDLNPAGTAPYFRDGTVSPPVEISESGAIVEYILTVHGSKIGSGAPRLRRTPDDADYAAYLEWFHFANGTLQPAMLRAMTLLFAGAWESAFGKQMDAKTHSILKLVDDRLADNKWLAGQQLSAADIMTVFTLTTMRGFFPLLDLSPHKNILRYLKDVAERPAYREALRKADKGMEPMIEPKVKAFKQFESFGAIYESLGY from the exons ATGTCTATCGAGGTTTTCCACTTGCACCTCTCGCAATCCGAGAGGATTGTGTGGCTGTTGGAG GAACTCCAAGTCCCCTACAAGTTGCACGTCTTTGAGCGGGATCCCAAGTCTGGCCTCGCGCCAAAGGAGATCAAAGACCTG AACCCCGCTGGCACTGCACCCTACTTCCGCGATGGCACGGTCTCACCGCCCGTCGAGATCTCGGAAtccggcgccatcgtcgagtaCATCCTGACTGTCCACGGCTCCAAGATCGGCTCCGGGGCGCCGAGGCTGCGACGCACccccgacgatgccgactACGCCGCCTATCTCGAGTGGTTTCACTTCGCCAACGGCACTCTCCAGCCCGCCATGCTCCGCGCCATGACTCTCCTGTTCGCGGGTGCCTGGGAAAGCGCCTTCGGCAAGCAGATGGATGCCAAGACACACAGCATCCTCAAGCTGGTGGACGACCGCCTGGCCGACAACAAGTGGCTCGCCGGACAGCAGCTGAGCGCCGCGGACATCATGACCGTCTTCACCCTCACCACTATGCGCGGCTTCTTCCCGCTCCTCGACCTGTCGCCGCACAAGAACATCCTGAGGTACTTGAAGGACGTGGCCGAGCGCCCTGCGTACCGCGAGGCGCTGAGGAAGGCGGACAAGGGCATGGAGCCGATGATCGAGCCCAAGGTTAAGGCGTTCAAGCAGTTTGAATCCTTTGGCGCCATTTACGAGTCGTTAGGGTACTGA
- a CDS encoding Putative major facilitator superfamily, MFS transporter superfamily — protein sequence MAVTRTSSDLSDVERVSHGKETVAHDECPRTSGMRPEDVEFLANFPEDRKKKTVRKVDRCHQYRLIPMLVLLYLMAYLDKTNIGNAKIEGLLVSLDMTGVEYNVAVSVFFIPFVLAEVPSNMVLHLFKRPSLYIGGIVVCWGIVMTCNGVVQSYGGLIAVRIFLGLFEAGFLPGAILIISKWYLPNETQTRIALLYTSAASGGGFSGLLAFAIAKMDGVGGYEGWRWIFIIEGLATVGIGAMCFFFLVDSPALSKWLDADEKRYLELRQQVRRVVRPDEFRDSHFDKQAIFSVLTDWKIYLLILVNWSNAVPNYAMKFTMPQIIKNMGYTSANAQLLTIPPYAVGAVSAYVFSVFADRHSWRMPFIVGPQLCLIVAFSILFAKSADIKNNIALCYFAVCLACFGMYPILPGVNAWNLANTPSPTKRAISIGFLVCVGNIGGLIGSYIYLDKEAPRYPTGFGTSFGFASAGVVAAVTLELLLKRLNKKKELLSEDEVRQRYTDEELDRMGERSPLFKYAL from the exons ATGGCCGTTACGCGGACCTCGTCCGACCTCTCCGACGTCGAGCGTGTCTCCCACGGAAAAGAGACCGTTGCGCACGATGAGTGCCCACGAACGAGCGGTATGAGACCTGAAGACGTCGAGTTTCTCGCCAACTTCCCAGAAGAtaggaagaagaagaccgtTCGTAAGGTTGAT CGCTGCCATCAGTACCGCCTTATTCCCATGCTCGTTCTGCTTTACCTCATGGCCTACCTCGACAAAACCAACATCGGCAACGCCAAGATCGAAGGCTTGCTAGTCAGTCTCGACATGACTGGCGTGGAATACAACGTGGCAGTCTCTGTGTTCTTTATCCCTTTCGTCCTAGCCGAAGTCCCGAGCAACATGGTTCTCCACCTCTTCAAGAGACCTTCTCTCTACATTGGCGGCATTGTCGTGTGCTGGGGCATCGTCATGACGTGCAATGGCGTCGTCCAGAGCTACGGTGGCCTGATTGCCGTCCGAATCTTTCTCGGCCTTTTTGA AGCAGGTTTCCTCCCCGGAGCCATCCTGATCATCTCCAAGTGGTATCTACCCAACGAGACACAGACTCGAATCGCTCTCCTGTATACTTCCGCAGCGTCCGGAGGTGGCTTTTCGGGACTTCTCGCTTTTGCCATTGCCAAGATGGACGGGGTCGGCGGTTACgagggatggagatgg ATCTTCATCATCGAAGGGTTGGCAACGGTAGGCATTGGAGCCatgtgcttcttcttcctcgtcgactctCCTGCCTTATCGAAAtggctcgacgccgatgagaAGCGATACCTCGAGCTCCGACAGCAAGTCCGGCGTGTCGTTCGGCCGGACGAGTTCCGAGACAGCCACTTTGACAAACAAGCCATTTTCTCGGTTCTGACGGACTGGAAAATCTACCTGTTGATCCTGGTCAACTGGTCCAACGCGGTCCCCAACTACGCCATGAAGTTCACCATGCCCCAGATCATCAAGAACATGGGCTACACCTCGGCCAATGCGCAGCTCCTGACGATCCCGCCGTACGCGGTCGGTGCCGTCTCGGCCTACGTCTTCTCCGTGTTTGCCGACCGGCACTCCTGGCGCATGCCGTTCATCGTGGGGCCGCAGCTATGCCTGATTGTTGCTTTCAGCATCTTGTTCGCCAAGAGCGCCGACATCAAGAACAACATCGCCTTGTGCTACTTCGCTGTGTGCCTCGCCTGCTTTGG CATGTACCCAATTCTGCCCGGAGTCAACGCGTGGAACCTCGCAAACACGCCCAGCCCTACGAAGCGAGCCATCAGCATTGGGTTCTTGGTCTGCGTCGGCAACATCGGTGGCCTTATCGGCAGCTACATCTACCTCGACAAAGAGGCGCCGAGGTACCCGACTGGGTTCGGCACGTCGTTTGgcttcgcctcggccggaGTGGTCGCAGCCGTCACTCTTGAGCTTCTGTTGAAGAGGCTgaataagaagaaggaaCTTTTGAGCGAAGATGAAGTGAGGCAACGCTATACAGACGAAGAACTTGACCGCATGGGAGAGAGGAGCCCCTTGTTCAAGTATGCTCTCTGA
- a CDS encoding Putative aldolase-type TIM barrel → MGSNVGLDLRGLTPAPVTPFNKDGSVDYDAIHRLGSWLGSISGVKGLVVLGHAGEGTFLTQDEQLAVIKAFVKSVDNRIPIIAGITGEGTEVAALEAKRAREAGAAAGLLYPSHGWLRFGYQPGAPQDRYKRVYEVSKLPLILFQYPDVTKATYSLQTLLDISAQPGVFAMKNGVRNMRRWDTEIPVIRKERPDLQVLTCHDEYLLHTAFDVDGMLVGYGNIAPEALIELIKAGKAKDYPRARAIHDKLLPVTKAVYHRGSHMEGTVALKHALVARGILEHATVRSPLLPLEDGAEDEIHSAVAASSLSRVK, encoded by the coding sequence ATGGGTTCCAACGTCGGACTTGACCTCCGCGGTCTCACCCCTGCTCCCGTTACCCCTTTcaacaaggacggcagcGTCGACTACGACGCCATTCACCGCCTCGGCTCCTGGCTTGGCAGCATTTCCGGCGTCAAGGGccttgtcgtcctcggccatgCTGGCGAGGGCACCTTCCTGACGCAAGATGAGcagctcgccgtcatcaaggcGTTCGTCAAGTCGGTCGACAACCGCATCCCTatcatcgccggcatcaCGGGCGAAGGAACCGAGGTGGCCGCGCTCGAGGCCAAGCGCGCGCGGGAAGCCGGTGCCGCGGCCGGCCTGCTGTACCCTTCGCACGGCTGGCTCCGGTTCGGCTACCAGCCCGGCGCCCCGCAAGACCGGTACAAAAGGGTCTACGAGGTCAGCAAGCTGcccctcatcctcttccaGTACCCGGACGTCACCAAGGCGACGTACAGCCTGCAGACCCTCCTCGACATCTCGGCGCAGCCGGGCGTGTTCGCGATGAAGAACGGCGTCCGCAACATGAGACGGTGGGACACGGAGATCCCCGTCATCCGAAAGGAGCGTCCCGACCTCCAGGTCCTGACCTGCCACGACGAGTACCTCTTGCACACCGCCTTTGACGTCGATGGGATGCTCGTGGGATACGGCAACATCGCACCCGAGGCGCTGATTGAGTTGATCAAGGCGGGCAAGGCCAAAGACTacccgagggcgagggcgatcCACGACAAGCTGCTGCCGGTTACCAAGGCCGTGTACCACAGAGGATCGCACATGGAGGGAACCGTCGCGTTGAAGCACGCGCTGGTGGCAAGGGGCATTCTGGAGCACGCGACGGTCAGGTCGCCTCTGCTGCCTCTGGAGGACGGGGCGGAGGACGAGATCCActcggccgtggccgccTCTTCTCTTTCGCGGGTCAAATGA
- a CDS encoding Putative FAD/NAD(P)-binding domain, FAD/NAD(P)-binding domain superfamily → MIQNVVILGAGYAGLGIAHKLLKYTQPKVKDLKVTLVSPSTHLYWNCAAVRAIIPGEFSDDTLFNQIKPGFEKYPQDAFDFVLGKATAFDAATNTVQVETNEGQKTIEYAHLIIATGSGLASGLPFKTIGTHEETLGALHGLQSEVKAANSIIISGAGTTGVETAGELGHAYGSTKQITLIVEGAAPLPGLLPQLGKIAAKNLQQLQVKLVTNARVTEADTTGALKSVKLSNGETLTADLYLPLFGVRPNTTFVPEHLLDDKGNVKLKHDLRVEGLINVWGVGDVGNLEAKQLMRAEGQALHLADNLDAVLTGNETKVKDLKLTLKPQVFVTIGKKKATGQFNTMKLPGFIVSAAKAKTFFTEKGPGLVAGKNIARASI, encoded by the coding sequence ATGATCCAAAATGTCGTCATCTTGGGCGCTGGctacgccggcctcggcatcgcccacAAGCTCCTGAAATACACCCAGCCCAAGGTCAAGGATCTCAAGGTCACCCTcgtctcgccctcgacccaTCTGTACTGGAACTGCGCCGCCGTGCgcgccatcatccccggCGAGTTCTCCGACGACACCCTCTTCAACCAGATCAAGCCCGGCTTCGAAAAGTACCCCCAGGACGCCTTCgacttcgtcctcggcaaggCCACCGCCTTTGACGCCGCCACCAACACCGTCCAGGTCGAGACCAACGAGGGGCAGAAGACGATCGAGTACGCccacctcatcatcgccacggGCTCCGGCCTCGCCAGCGGCCTCCCGTTCAAGACCATCGGCACCCACGAGGAGACGCTCGGCGCGCTGCACGGCCTCCAGtccgaggtcaaggccgccaactccatcatcatctcggGCGCCGGTACGACGggcgtcgagacggccggcgagctcggccaCGCCTACGGCTCCACCAAGCAAATCACCCTCattgtcgagggcgccgcgcccctccctggcctcctgcCCCAGCTTGGCAagatcgccgccaagaacctgcagcagctccaggTGAAGCTCGTCACCAACGCCCGCgtcaccgaggccgacacCACCGGCGCCCTCAAGTCGGTCAAGCTGTCCAACGGCGAGACCCTGACGGCGGACCTGTACCTGCCGCTCTTCGGCGTGCGGCCCAACACCACCTTCGTGCCGGagcacctcctcgacgatAAGGGCAACGTCAAGCTCAAGCACGACTTGCGCGTCGAGGGTCTGATCAACGTCTggggcgtcggcgacgtcggcaaCCTCGAGGCCAAGCAGCTCATGcgcgccgagggccaggCCCTGCACCTcgccgacaacctcgacgccgtcctcacGGGCAACGAGACCAAGGTCAAGGACCTCAAGCTCACCCTCAAGCCGCAGGTCTTCGTGACcatcggcaagaagaaggcgacgggCCAGTTCAACACGATGAAGCTTCCCGGCTTCATCGTcagcgccgccaaggccaagaccTTCTTCACGGAGAAGGGCCCCGGTCTGGTTGCGGGCAAGAACATTGCGCGGGCGTCGATTTGA
- a CDS encoding Putative major facilitator superfamily, MFS transporter superfamily — MSNSKPHAYYFIPRKPVAADSRAGHNLHQSLTRSRSSLWRGWSPGLPSFSEYERTTYKFPWLQDPEDVGGGRQNAAVVLETSAPTDRSRLLSDNNSSTLAGPSTMIPPEEKHERVTSSDDPEDPDLVTWSGPDDPMNPKNWPKHKKWTATILVSCFTFISPVSSTMLAPALDTLADEFDVKSDIETYLLMSIFLLAYAVGPFVLAPLSEMYGRVVVLQSANMFYLLFNTICGFSTSKEQMLAFRFLSGLGGSAPQALGGGVLSDCWRAEERGTATAIYSLAPFLGPAVGPIAAGYLTQYLSWRWIFWTVSIADALVQILAFLFLSETYAPKILAVKAKKLRKTTGNKDLHTEYDRPDRTFGQTLRKNLVRPFRMLFTQPALQITAVYRAYLYGLMYLVLASFPYVWSEQYDQEPGPASLNYISLGVGFVIGLQVSGPLIDRVYRTLKAKNNDTGVPEFRIPLMFPTAIVTPLGLLLYGIAAHFEIHWIVPNIGAAILAAGLILSFQCVQTYVIDSYERYAASAAGAAAFVRTMAGFSFPLFAPRLYDVLGIAWGNVLLAGIVFVNGLIVPFVMWRWGAWLRSKSPYCAG, encoded by the exons ATGTCTAATTCCAAACCGCACGCTTATTACTTCATTCCTCGCAAGCCTGTCGCGGCAGACTCACGGGCGGGGCACAATCTCCATCAAAGCCTGACTCGGTCTCGGTCGAGTCTCTGGCGCGGATGGAGCCCGGGGCTCCCTTCCTTCTCCGAGTATGAAAGGACGACGTACAAATTCCCCTGGCTCCAGGACCCCGAAGACGTGGGAGGCGGCAGACAAAACGCCGCTGTCGTCTTGGAGACCTCTGCCCCCACCGATCGTTCACGCCTGCTCtccgacaacaacagcagcacgCTCGCCGGGCCTTCGACGATGATTCCGCCAGAGGAGAAGCATGAGCGCGTCACGTCGTCCGACGATCCCGAGGACCCGGACCTG GTAACCTGGTCTGGGCCCGACGATCCTATGAACCCTAAGAATTGGCCGAAGCACAAGAAGTGGACAGCTACAATCCTGGTCTCGTGCTTCACCTTCATCTCGCCAGTGTCCTCGACCatgctggcgccggcgttggaCACCCTGGCCGATGAATTTGACGTCAAGTCCGACATCGAGACGTATCTTCTCATGTCGATTTTCCTATTGGCGTACGCCGTTGGGCCTTTTGTCCTTGCGCCGCTGTCAGAGATGTACGGCCGTGTTGTCGTGCTTCAGTCTGCCAACATGTTCTATCTGCTCTTCAACACCATCTGCGGCTTCTCGACTTCCAAAGAGCAGATGCTTGCCTTTCGTTTTCTCAGCGGTCTTGGTGGGAGTGCTCCTCAAGCT ctcggcggcggcgtcctgaGTGACTGCTGGCGAGCCGAGGAGAGAGGCACGGCGACAGCTATATACAGTCTGGCCCCGTTTCTGGGGCCGGCTGTGGGACCCATTG CTGCTGGATACTTGACGCAATACTTGTCCTGGCGCTGGATCTTCTGGACCGTTTCGATTGCCGACGCGCTCGTTCAGATCCTggcttttctcttcctctctgaGACGTACGCGCCCAAGATCCTGGCCGTCAAAGCCAAGAAGCTCCGCAAGACGACTGGCAACAAGGACCTCCATACGGAATACGACCGTCCGGACAGGACCTTTGGCCAGACTCTGCGGAAGAACCTTGTCCGGCCTTTCCGGATGCTCTTCACCCAGCCGGCGTTACAAATCACGGCGGTATACAGGGCATACCTATATGGTCTCATGTATCTCGT TCTTGCTTCGTTCCCATACGTCTGGAGTGAGCAATACGACCAAGAACCTGGCCCTGCTAGTCTGAACTACATCTCGCTCGGCGTTGGCTTCGTCATTGGTCTCCAAGTATCCGGTCCTCTCATCGACAGG GTCTATCGAACCCTCAAAGCCAAAAACAACGACACCGGCGTTCCCGAGTTCAGGATTCCCCTCATGTTCCCCACCGCCATCGTGACccccctcggcctcctcctctacGGTATCGCGGCGCACTTCGAGATCCACTGGATCGTGCCCAACATCGGCGCGGCGATCCTGGCGGCGGGCCTCATCCTCTCTTTCCAGTGCGTGCAGACGTACGTCATTGACTCCTACGAGCGGTacgccgccagcgcggcCGGTGCGGCGGCCTTCGTGCGGACGATGGCCGGATTCAGCTTTCCGCTGTTCGCGCCGAGGCTGTACGACGTGTTGGGGATCGCGTGGGGTAATGTTCTGCTGGCCGGtatcgtcttcgtcaacggcCTGATTGTCCCCTTTGTCATGTGGCGGTGGGGTGCTTGGCTCAGGAGCAAGAGCCCCTACTGCGCTGGCTAG
- a CDS encoding Putative glycerate kinase: MGSLPTSQGMKILVCPSGFKGSLQPDVAADCIEAGIKSVMPEASVRKVPLVDGGEGFTSALVSATGGTLHPVTVTGPVGIPIASYFGILGGSNPEMPKTAVIEMAAAAGLSLVPADLRNPGLTTTFGVGELLAAALGAGAKRIVVGCGDSGTCDGGAGMLQALGARLIDHDGHSLPIAAGGESLLELANIDLSGVDKRLKDVSIEVAVNWNNVLSGPEGVARVFGAQKGSSATQMERLSAAMEVLAVVAGRLLCDNKVGLSPGGGASGGLGTGLRLIGAKLRPRYEVVAEYVDFDGLFTDCDLVLTAEGGIDDQTPRGKIPAEIGMRAKKHGLPVIAIAGTIGPGARVNYDVGIDAYTCILQRPSTLAEAVLEAEKLTRESAECVMRMIVVGRMLGSKKPFSPMAQPPASTWV, encoded by the coding sequence ATGGGCTCTCTTCCGACTTCTCAGGGCATGAAGATCCTCGTGTGCCCCTCTGGATTCAAGGGCAGTCTGCAGCctgacgttgccgccgactGCATTGAAGCGGGTATCAAGTCTGTGATGCCGGAGGCTTCAGTCCGCAAGGTCCCCCTTGTCGACGGAGGCGAGGGGTTCACTAGCGCGCTTGTTTCCGCAACTGGTGGCACGCTTCACCCTGTCACCGTCACCGGACCTGTCGGTATTCCGATTGCGTCCTACTTTGGCATACTGGGGGGTAGCAACCCCGAGATGCCAAAGACTGCCGTCATCGAAATGGcagcggccgccggcctgaGCCTTGTGCCCGCCGACCTCCGCAACCCTGGGCTCACGACGACGtttggcgttggcgagcttctcgctgctgctctcggtGCTGGTGCAAAGAGGATTGTCGTCGGGTGTGGTGACTCGGGCACatgcgacggcggcgctggaaTGCTTCAGGCTCTTGGCGCTCGGCTCATCGACCATGACGGGCATTCGCTTCCCAttgcggcgggcggcgagtcTCTGCTCGAGCTGGCCAACATCGACCTCAGCGGTGTCGACAAGCGGCTCAAAGACGTCAGCATTGAGGTGGCCGTCAACTGGAACAACGTGCTGTCAGGccccgagggcgtcgccaGGGTGTTCGGTGCTCAAAAGGGCTCCAGCGCCACGCAGATGGAGCGGCTGTCTGCGGCCATGGAGGTGCTCGCTGTGGttgccggccgcctcctctgCGACAACAAGGTGGGCCTGTCACCCGGCGGAGGGGCGTCTGGAGGGTTGGGCACCGGTCTGCGGTTGATCGGTGCCAAGCTCCGACCAAGATATGAGGTGGTGGCGGAGTACGTCGATTTTGACGGGCTGTTTACCGACTGCGATCTTGTCCTCACGGCTGAGGGAGGCATCGACGACCAGACTCCCCGGGGTAAGATCCCAGCTGAGATTGGCATGCGGGCAAAGAAGCACGGGCTGCCCGTGATTGCCATCGCGGGGACCATCGGGCCAGGGGCACGGGTCAACTACGACGTGGGAATCGATGCGTACACGTGTATCTTGCAACGCCCATcgacgctggccgaggcggttCTGGAGGCAGAGAAGCTGACACGGGAGAGCGCCGAGTGCGTCATGCGGATGATTGTCGTGGGACGCATGTTGGGGTCCAAGAAGCCCTTTTCCCCCATGGCgcagccgccggcgtcgacatggGTGTAG
- a CDS encoding Putative calcineurin-like phosphoesterase domain, ApaH type, 5'-Nucleotidase/apyrase has protein sequence MPKNTPAPDEPAVTFSSGSSAPVALRILHLNDVYHLEPSSAEPVGGVARFVTAVNEYRSHERFQGQPELVTLFSGDVFNPSLESSVTKGEHMVPVLNKIGVDCTCVGNHDFDFGVKQFETLTAKCNFPWLLANVLDPALGENVPLGNAKHTHMLTSSNGIKIGLIGLGEREWLETINSLPPNIIYKSASETAKELVPQLRAQGADIIICLSHQREPNDNKLAEKTDGLIDIILGGHDHYYAHSLIKGTHVLRSGSDFKQLSYVEVRKREDGSGKWDFDILRRDIVSSIAEDQETLKLTEDLTSKLKHSLAKSIGWTASPLDARFTTVRMKESNMGNFVCDVMRHYHNADCAIMAAGTIRGDQIYPPGVIRVRDITNCFPFEDPVIFIRVTGQQLWDALENGVSQYPAQEGRFPQVSNIEYTFDPSKPPSSRIVAASVGGETIDPERKYTVATRGYMGRGKDGFTSLLVEPEGGTAEEIVCEENGILISAMLRQYFMSLKTVGQWKNLSDNWLKVAEKCHSPVEPRKIWETPAETGTSDPRPKVESSSWADWMVRRHALNIKTPRDESDDESDVADDEADSVAQIDMEMLVMRKFFARWAKKAGVKADVCDPLREGEFTVDWTRVIAPVLEGRIKMVG, from the exons ATGCCTAAGAACACCCCGGCTCCTGATGAGCCTGCCGTTACCTTCAGTTCGGGCTCTTCGGCACCTGTTGCCCTGCGTATCCTCCATCTCAACGATGTCTACCATTTGGAACCTTCTAGCGCCGAGCCGGTGGGCGGTGTTGCTCGTTTCGTGACCGCCGTCAATGAATACCGCAGCCACGAACGTTTTCAGGGCCAGCCCGAGCTAGTGACTCTATTTTCGGGCGATGTCTTCAACCCCAGCCTAGAGAGCTCCGTCACCAAAG GTGAACACATGGTTCCCGTCTTGAACAAGATCGGCGTCGACTGCACTTGCGTTGGT AACCATGACTTCGACTTTGGCGTCAAGCAATTCGAAACCTTAACCGCGAAGTGCAACTTTCCCTGGCTACTCGCCAATGTCCTGGATCCGGCCCTGGGTGAAAACGTGCCCCTCGGAAATGCCAAGCACACCCATATGCTCACATCTTCCAACGGCATCAAGATCGGTCTCATCGGCCTGGGCGAAAGGGAGTGGCTCGAGACCATCAACAGCTTGCCGCCCAACATCATCTACAAGTCCGCCAGCGAGACGGCCAAGGAACTGGTTCCCCAACTTCGTGCCCAGGGTGCCGATATTATCATCTGTCTCAGCCATCAGCGCGAGCCAAACGACAACAAGCTTGCCGAGAAGACTGACGGACTCATCGACATCATCCTGGGTGGCCATGACCACTACTACGCACACAGTCTCATCAAGGGTACCCATGTGCTGCGGTCCGGCTCAGACTTCAAGCAGTTGAGCTATGTGGAGGTCCGGAAGAGGGAGGACGGCTCAGGCAAGTGGGACTTTGACATCTTGCGGCGCGACATCGTCTCGTCCATTGCCGAGGACCAGGAGACGTTGAAGCTCACCGAGGATCTGACCTCGAAGCTGAAACACAGCCTGGCCAAGTCCATCGGCTGGACAGCCTCGCCCTTGGATGCGCGCTTCACCACAGTCCGAATGAAAGAGAGCAACATGGGAAACTTTGTCTGCGACGTCATGAGACACTACCACAATGCCGACTGTGCCATCATGGCTGCCGGGACTATCCGTGGTGACCAGATCTACCCGCCGGGTGTGATCAGGGTTAGGGACATCACCAACTGCTTCCCCTTTGAGGATCCCGTTATCTTCATCCGGGTAACGGGCCAGCAGCTGTGGGATGCTCTGGAGAACGGCGTCTCCCAGTACCCGGCGCAAGAAG GCCGCTTCCCCCAGGTCTCCAACATAGAATACACCTTCGACCCAAGCAAGCCGCCTAGCTCTCGCATTGTTGCGGCCAGCGTCGGCGGTGAGACCATCGACCCCGAGAGGAAGTACACAGTCGCGACTCGTGGCTATATGGGCCGAGGAAAAG ACGGATTCACTagtctcctcgtcgagccggAAGGCGGAACCGCCGAAGAGATCGTCTGCGAAGAAAACGGCATCCTCATTTCCGCCATGTTGCGCCAGTACTTCATGAGTCTCAAGACGGTCGGCCAGTGGAAGAACCTCAGCGACAACTGGCTCAAGGTAGCCGAGAAGTGCCACAGCCCCGTCGAGCCGCGCAAAATTTGGGAGACgcccgccgagacgggcaCCTCGGATCCCCGTCCAAAGGTCGAGTCCAGCTCGTGGGCCGACTGGATGGTCAGGCGCCACGCGCTGAACATAAAGACCCCCCGGGACGAATCGGACGACGAGTCGGacgttgccgacgacgaggcggatAGTGTCGCGCAAATCGACATGGAGATGCTCGTTATGCGTAAGTTCTTCGCCCGGTGGGCCAAAAAGGCGggcgtcaaggccgacgTGTGCGATCCCCTGCGGGAGGGCGAGTTCACGGTGGACTGGACCAGGGTCATTGCACCCGTTCTGGAGGGACGTATCAAAATGGTTGGCTAG
- a CDS encoding Putative NmrA-like domain, NAD(P)-binding domain superfamily has product MKVIVFGASGETGRSIVSGLLTSDTQFDITAVTREQSLHRGNNDKLRELGVHVVAGNLTGSEDDLVRLLTGADVVISAVNAIALLDQIPLANAAKKAGVGRFIPCSFATACPPVGVMGLRELKERVLNHIKKIYLPYTLIDVGWWYQITPPRVPSGRADSGLLAPATHLLGDGSAVSSLTHIDDIGRYVAKIIADPRTLNKAVFVYNEAWTQQQIFDKVEELSGEKLERNYLSAEELLAQIDQLKKPGEEEPTDFKTLSWLWTLQYKYSWGIRGDNSPENAEYLGYLSGKELYPDVEFISFETYLKDLLAGKSKRVYL; this is encoded by the exons ATGAAGGTTATCGTTTTTGGAGCATCAGGAGAGACGGGCCGTTCCATTGTGAGCGGTCTCCTCACATCAGACACACAGTTT GATATCACGGCTGTGACGCGAGAACAGTCCCTGCACCGCGGCAACAACGACAAGCTCAGAGAGCTCGGTgtccacgtcgtcgccgggaACCTGACGGGGTCCGAAGATGACCTAGTCCGTCTTCTTACAGGCGCCGATGTGGTGATTTCAGCCGTCAATGCGATTGCGTTGCTGGATCAGATTCCCTTGGCGAACGCAGCGAAGAAAGCGGGTGTTGGACGCTTCATCCCTTGCTCATTCGCTACCGCGTGTCCCCCAGTCGGTGTCATGGGACTGCGGGAACTG AAGGAAAGGGTCTTGAACCACATCAAGAAAATCTACCTCCCATACACGCTGATTGATGTGGGCTGGTGGTATCAAATTACCCCTCCTCGTGTTCCGTCGGGCCGGGCCGATTCTGGGCTTCTAGCTCCCGCGACGCATCTGCTTGGGGACGGATCCGCCGTCTCGTCCCTCACCCACATTGACGATATCGGACGATATGTGGCCAAGATCATCGCGGATCCCCGTACCTTGAACAAGGCGGTTTTCGTCTATAACGAGGCCTGgacgcagcagcagatcTTTGACAAGGTCGAAGAGCTAAGCGGAGAAAAGCTGGAACGTAACTAC CTATCTGCAGAGGAACTGCTGGCGCAAATTGACCAgctgaagaagcctggcgaAGAGGAGCCGACTGACTTCAAGACCCTGAGTTGGCTCTGGACTCTCCAGTATAAATACTCGTGGGGCATTCGCGGCGACAACAGCCCCGAAAACGCCGAGTACTTGGGCTACCTCTCTGGCAAGGAGCTCTACCCGGATGTGGAGTTCATTTCATTTGAGACATATTTGAAGGACCTGCTGGCAGGCAAATCCAAGAGAGTCTACCTCTGA